The Pleuronectes platessa chromosome 13, fPlePla1.1, whole genome shotgun sequence genome includes a window with the following:
- the yes1 gene encoding tyrosine-protein kinase yes yields MGCVRSKEDKGPALKYRPDNSNATPVNSHLGHYGPDPTLMGHSPAMKPHNNSYNSHAASLTPFGGASSIMTPFGGASSSFTSVAVSSPFPGVIPGGVTFFVALYDYEARTSDDLSFKKGDRFQIINNTEGDWWEARSINTGQKGYIPSNYVAPADSIQAEEWYFGKMGRKDAERLLLLPGNQRGTFLARESETTKGAYSLSIKDWDEVKGDNVKHYKIRKLDNGGYYITTRAQFDMLQKLVKHYTEHSDGLCHRLTTVCPTVKPQTQGLAKDAWEIPRDSLRLEVKLGQGCFGEVWMGTWNGTTKVAIKTLKPGTMSPEAFLQEAQIMKKLRHDKLVPLYAVVSEEPIYIVTEYMGKGSLLDFLKEGDGGYLKLPQLVDMASQIADGMAFIERMNYIHRDLRAANILVADNLVCKIADFGLARLIEDNEYTARQGAKFPIKWTAPEAALYGRFTIKSDGWSFGILLTELVTKGRVPYPGMVNREVLEQVERGYRMPCPQGCPESLHELMRHCWKKEPDERPTFEYIQSFLEDYFTATEPLYQPGDNL; encoded by the exons ATGGGTTGCGTGAGGAGTAAAGAGGACAAGGGCCCGGCCCTGAAGTACCGACCCGATAACTCAAATGCAACGCCAGTAAACTCCCACCTGGGCCACTACGGGCCCGACCCCACCCTGATGGGTCACTCGCCTGCCATGAAGCCGCACAACAACAGCTACAACAGTCACGCCGCCTCCCTCACACCCTTTGGCGGGGCCTCCTCGATCATGACGCCCTTCGGtggcgcctcctcctccttcacctcggTGGCCGTGAGCAGCCCCTTCCCAGGCGTCATCCCAG GCGGTGTAACCTTTTTCGTAGCCCTGTACGACTACGAGGCGAGGACGTCCGATGATCTGTCTTTTAAAAAAGGGGACCGCTTCCAGATCATCAACAACAC GGAGGGCGACTGGTGGGAGGCTCGCTCCATCAACACCGGACAGAAAGGTTACATCCCCAGTAACTACGTGGCTCCAGCCGACTCCATCCAGGCTGAAGA GTGGTACTTTGGTAAAATGGGCCGCAAGGACGCCGAGCGCTTGTTGCTGCTTCCAGGGAACCAGCGGGGCACTTTCCTGGCCCGAGAGAGTGAGACGACTAAAG GTGCCTACTCTCTGTCTATCAAGGACTGGGATGAGGTGAAGGGAGACAACGTGAAACACTACAAGATCCGCAAGTTGGACAACGGTGGTTATTACATCACCACCCGGGCCCAGTTTGACATGCTGCAGAAGCTGGTGAAACATTACACAG AACATTCGGACGGTCTGTGCCACAGACTGACGACCGTGTGCCCGACAGTGAAGCCTCAGACTCAGGGACTGGCCAAGGACGCCTGGGAAATCCCTCGAGACTCCCTCCGACTGGAGGTCAAACTGGGACAGGGCTGCTTCGGAGAGGTCTGGATGG gcACATGGAACGGCACCACcaaggtggcgatcaagacccTGAAGCCCGGCACCATGTCCCCGGAGGCCTTCCTGCAGGAGGCTCAGATCATGAAGAAGCTCCGACACGACAAGCTGGTGCCTCTGTACGCGGTGGTGTCCGAGGAGCCCATCTACATCGTCACCGAGTACATGGGCAAAG GTAGCCTGCTGGACTTCCTGAAGGAGGGCGATGGTGGATACCTGAAGCTGCCGCAGCTGGTGGACATGGCTTCACAG ATCGCAGACGGCATGGCCTTCATCGAGAGGATGAACTACATCCACAGGGACCTGAGAGCTGCCAACATCCTGGTGGCTGACAACCTGGTGTGTAAGATCGCCGACTTCGGCCTGGCTCGGCTCATCGAGGACAACGAGTACACAGCCAgacaag GAGCTAAATTCCCCATCAAGTGGACGGCTCCTGAAGCGGCTCTCTACGGCCGCTTCACCATCAAATCAGACGGCTGGTCGTTTGGTATACTACTGACTGAACTGGTGACTAAAGGCAGAGTACCATACCCAG GTATGGTGAATCGAGAGGTGCTTGAGCAGGTAGAGAGAGGGTACCGCATGCCCTGCCCCCAGGGCTGCCCCGAGTCTCTTCATGAGTTGATGAGGCACTGCTGGAAGAAGGAGCCGGATGAGAGGCCCACATTCGAGTACATCCAGTCCTTCCTGGAAGACTACTTCACAGCCACAGAGCCACTGTACCAGCCGGGGGACAACCTCTAG